A genomic region of Kribbella sp. NBC_00382 contains the following coding sequences:
- a CDS encoding sensor histidine kinase produces MEERRWPLLVTVVPYVLLAVLTVGTVIIKHNDLRSLAVDLGLCALAALWMLGMFTLHPAWRERTPHMLVFVAGLLLIVGVLVHRDPWFGFFTPAGYFYAFGVLPWPWKLLGVAAVAAVAGAAQASTVDKTTTVGLAIFFAVLLANILPMTGFAWLDRQQDQRNDARNHALQDVSEANRRLEATLAENAKLHQQLLDQAREAGVLDERQRMAREIHDTLAQGLTGIITQLQAAENEPSRHVEAAIALARESLNEARRSVHALRPGSLDSARLSDALADVAKRWTALHNIEVQVTTTGTTLPLPPDAELALLRTAQEALANVAKHAQATRVGLTLSYLEDKVALDVRDDGKGFQAGVVDGEGGFGLIAMRQRIEALDGRLQIESEPGAGTAISASVPVLPGAR; encoded by the coding sequence ATGGAGGAGCGACGCTGGCCCTTGCTGGTCACCGTCGTGCCCTATGTCCTGCTGGCCGTGCTGACGGTCGGCACGGTGATCATCAAGCACAACGACCTGCGTTCGCTGGCGGTCGACCTCGGGCTGTGTGCCCTGGCTGCGTTGTGGATGCTGGGGATGTTCACCCTGCATCCCGCGTGGCGGGAGCGGACGCCGCACATGCTGGTCTTCGTCGCCGGTCTGCTGTTGATCGTCGGGGTACTGGTCCATCGCGACCCCTGGTTCGGCTTCTTCACCCCGGCCGGGTACTTCTACGCCTTCGGGGTGTTGCCGTGGCCCTGGAAGTTGCTCGGTGTCGCCGCGGTGGCGGCCGTCGCCGGGGCCGCGCAGGCCTCCACGGTCGACAAGACCACCACGGTCGGCCTCGCGATCTTCTTCGCCGTACTGCTCGCCAACATCCTGCCGATGACCGGTTTCGCCTGGCTCGACCGGCAACAGGATCAACGCAACGACGCCCGCAACCACGCCCTGCAGGACGTCAGCGAGGCCAATCGCCGGCTCGAGGCGACGCTGGCCGAGAACGCGAAACTCCACCAGCAACTGCTCGACCAGGCCCGCGAGGCCGGCGTACTGGACGAGCGGCAGCGGATGGCGCGGGAGATCCACGACACCCTCGCGCAAGGCCTGACCGGGATCATCACCCAGTTGCAGGCGGCGGAGAACGAGCCGAGCCGTCATGTGGAGGCCGCGATCGCCCTGGCCAGGGAAAGTCTCAACGAGGCAAGGCGATCCGTGCACGCGCTCCGCCCCGGATCGCTCGACAGTGCCCGGCTGAGCGATGCACTGGCCGACGTCGCGAAACGCTGGACTGCACTGCACAACATCGAAGTACAGGTCACTACGACCGGTACTACGCTCCCCCTACCGCCCGACGCGGAGCTCGCTCTGCTTCGTACTGCGCAGGAGGCGTTGGCCAATGTCGCCAAGCATGCGCAAGCGACCCGGGTCGGCCTCACACTGTCCTACCTGGAGGACAAGGTCGCCTTGGACGTCCGCGATGATGGCAAGGGATTCCAGGCTGGTGTGGTCGACGGAGAGGGCGGATTCGGGTTGATCGCGATGCGGCAGCGGATCGAGGCCCTGGACGGCCGGCTCCAGATCGAGTCGGAGCCAGGCGCTGGTACGGCGATCTCCGCGAGTGTGCCGGTGTTGCCGGGTGCGCGATGA